The Oryzias melastigma strain HK-1 linkage group LG6, ASM292280v2, whole genome shotgun sequence genome includes a window with the following:
- the slc6a13 gene encoding sodium- and chloride-dependent GABA transporter 2 isoform X3 yields the protein MSKVEKSNGLNRPLDIVPSTEEKMTDRGQWGNKIEFILSVAGEIIGLGNVWRFPYLCYKNGGGAFFIPYLIFLFACGIPVFFLETALGQYTTEGGITCWRKICPLFEGVGYATQVIVALLNVYYIVVLAWAIFYLFNSFTSNLPWASCNNTWNTDSCMAFQRGNSSINHHENTTSPVIEFWERRVLRLSSGIEEIGSLNWDLVLCLALAWVLCYFCIWKGVKSTGKVVYFTATFPYIMLVVLLIRGITLPGASVGIHFYLYPDLGRLTDPQVWMDAGTQIFFSYAICLGCLTALGSYNKYNNNCYRDCVCLCFLNSGTSFVAGFAIFSILGFMSYEQNIHISEVAESGPGLAFIAYPRAVSMMPFSPLWACCFFIMIVFLGLDSQFVCVESLVTAMVDMYPSVFRRKNRRELFILAVAVVSFLVGLVMLTEGGMYIFQLFDYYAASGMCLLFVAIFETICIAWVYGADRFYDNIEDMIGYRPNPIIKYCWYFFTPATCFGTFAFALIKYSPLKYNNTYVYPWWGNGIGWILALTSMLCIPLWMAAKLYYTPGTLAQRLALLTTPSNDLPVMKREQERLLGFAADGDSHSQKTAASKEGYLPVKEKESHC from the exons ATGTCGAAAGTGGAGAAGTCAAATGGCCTTAACAGGCCTCTGGACATTGTGCCCAGCACAGAGGAGAAGATGACAGACAGGGGTCAGTGGGGCAACAAGATCGAGTTTATTCTGTCTGTGGCCGGAGAGATTATTGGCCTTGGAAACGTGTGGCGGTTCCCCTACCTTTGTTACAAGAATGGAGGAG GAGCTTTCTTTATACCATACCTCATTTTCCTGTTTGCTTGTGGCATTCCCGTCTTCTTCCTGGAGACTGCTCTGGGTCAATACACCACTGAGGGAGGCATCACCTGCTGGAGGAAAATCTGTCCACTGTTTGAAG GTGTGGGTTACGCCACGCAGGTGATCGTTGCTCTGCTAAACGTCTACTACATTGTGGTATTAGCCTGGGCCATCTTCTATTTGTTCAACTCATTCACATCAAATCTGCCCTGGGCATCCTGCAACAACACCTGGAACACAG ATTCCTGTATGGCATTTCAGAGGGGGAATAGCTCCATCAATCACCATGAGAACACCACCTCTCCTGTCATTGAGTTCTGGGA gcGCCGAGTGCTGCGACTTTCCTCAGGCATTGAAGAGATCGGCTCCTTGAATTGGGACCTGGTTCTGTGTTTGGCCCTCGCATGGGTCCTCTGCTATTTCTGCATCTGGAAGGGAGTCAAATCCACTGGAAAG GTAGTTTACTTCACAGCCACCTTCCCGTACATCATGCTTGTGGTCCTACTGATCAGAGGAATCACCCTGCCAGGAGCTTCCGTTGGAATCCACTTCTACCTTTACCCGGACTTGGGACGCCTAACTGACCCACAA GTTTGGATGGATGCTGGCACTCAAATTTTCTTCTCGTATGCCATCTGTCTGGGCTGCCTCACAGCCCTGGGAAGCTACAACAAATACAACAACAACTGCTACAG GGACTGTGTGTGCCTCTGCTTCCTGAACAGCGGTACCAGCTTTGTTGCAGGATTCGCCATCTTCTCCATCCTGGGCTTCATGTCGTACGAACAAAACATTCACATCTCTGAAGTGGCTGAATCGg GTCCAGGTTTGGCCTTCATTGCTTATCCTCGTGCGGTTTCCATGATgcccttttctcctctttgggcCTGCTGCTTCTTCATCATGATCGTGTTTTTGGGACTGGACAGTCAG TTTGTCTGCGTGGAGAGCCTGGTGACAGCCATGGTAGACATGTATCCCTCCGTCTTCCGCCGTAAAAACCGCCGGGAGCTCTTCATCCTGGCAGTAGCTGTGGTTTCATTCCTTGTTGGACTTGTCATGCTAACAGAG GGCGGCATGTACATTTTTCAGCTCTTTGACTACTACGCGGCCAGTGGGATGTGTCTGCTCTTTGTGGCTATTTTTGAGACCATTTGTATTGCTTGGGTTTATG GAGCTGATCGTTTCTATGACAACATCGAGGATATGATTGGTTATCGCCCAAATCCCATCATCAAATACTGCTGGTATTTCTTCACTCCTGCCACATGCTTT GGAACTTTTGCTTTTGCGCTCATTAAGTACTCACCTCTGAAGTACAACAATACCTATGTGTACCCATGGTGGGGGAATGGGATTGGCTGGATTTTAGCGCTGACCTCCATGCTGTGTATACCTCTGTGGATGGCAGCAAAACTCTACTACACTCCAGGAACTCTAGCACAA CGCCTTGCTCTGTTAACCACGCCGTCCAATGACTTGCCCGTGATGAAGAGGGAGCAGGAGAGGTTGCTGGGCTTTGCAGCAGATGGAGACAGCCATAGTCAGAAAACAGCTGCTTCAAAGGAAGGCTACTTACcggttaaagaaaaagaatctcACTGCTGA
- the slc6a13 gene encoding sodium- and chloride-dependent GABA transporter 2 isoform X1, with translation METCSLRGHPADVESMSKVEKSNGLNRPLDIVPSTEEKMTDRGQWGNKIEFILSVAGEIIGLGNVWRFPYLCYKNGGGAFFIPYLIFLFACGIPVFFLETALGQYTTEGGITCWRKICPLFEGVGYATQVIVALLNVYYIVVLAWAIFYLFNSFTSNLPWASCNNTWNTDSCMAFQRGNSSINHHENTTSPVIEFWERRVLRLSSGIEEIGSLNWDLVLCLALAWVLCYFCIWKGVKSTGKVVYFTATFPYIMLVVLLIRGITLPGASVGIHFYLYPDLGRLTDPQVWMDAGTQIFFSYAICLGCLTALGSYNKYNNNCYRDCVCLCFLNSGTSFVAGFAIFSILGFMSYEQNIHISEVAESGPGLAFIAYPRAVSMMPFSPLWACCFFIMIVFLGLDSQFVCVESLVTAMVDMYPSVFRRKNRRELFILAVAVVSFLVGLVMLTEGGMYIFQLFDYYAASGMCLLFVAIFETICIAWVYGADRFYDNIEDMIGYRPNPIIKYCWYFFTPATCFGTFAFALIKYSPLKYNNTYVYPWWGNGIGWILALTSMLCIPLWMAAKLYYTPGTLAQRLALLTTPSNDLPVMKREQERLLGFAADGDSHSQKTAASKEGYLPVKEKESHC, from the exons ATGGAGACGTGTAGTTTGAGAG GTCACCCAGCAGATGTGGAGAGCATGTCGAAAGTGGAGAAGTCAAATGGCCTTAACAGGCCTCTGGACATTGTGCCCAGCACAGAGGAGAAGATGACAGACAGGGGTCAGTGGGGCAACAAGATCGAGTTTATTCTGTCTGTGGCCGGAGAGATTATTGGCCTTGGAAACGTGTGGCGGTTCCCCTACCTTTGTTACAAGAATGGAGGAG GAGCTTTCTTTATACCATACCTCATTTTCCTGTTTGCTTGTGGCATTCCCGTCTTCTTCCTGGAGACTGCTCTGGGTCAATACACCACTGAGGGAGGCATCACCTGCTGGAGGAAAATCTGTCCACTGTTTGAAG GTGTGGGTTACGCCACGCAGGTGATCGTTGCTCTGCTAAACGTCTACTACATTGTGGTATTAGCCTGGGCCATCTTCTATTTGTTCAACTCATTCACATCAAATCTGCCCTGGGCATCCTGCAACAACACCTGGAACACAG ATTCCTGTATGGCATTTCAGAGGGGGAATAGCTCCATCAATCACCATGAGAACACCACCTCTCCTGTCATTGAGTTCTGGGA gcGCCGAGTGCTGCGACTTTCCTCAGGCATTGAAGAGATCGGCTCCTTGAATTGGGACCTGGTTCTGTGTTTGGCCCTCGCATGGGTCCTCTGCTATTTCTGCATCTGGAAGGGAGTCAAATCCACTGGAAAG GTAGTTTACTTCACAGCCACCTTCCCGTACATCATGCTTGTGGTCCTACTGATCAGAGGAATCACCCTGCCAGGAGCTTCCGTTGGAATCCACTTCTACCTTTACCCGGACTTGGGACGCCTAACTGACCCACAA GTTTGGATGGATGCTGGCACTCAAATTTTCTTCTCGTATGCCATCTGTCTGGGCTGCCTCACAGCCCTGGGAAGCTACAACAAATACAACAACAACTGCTACAG GGACTGTGTGTGCCTCTGCTTCCTGAACAGCGGTACCAGCTTTGTTGCAGGATTCGCCATCTTCTCCATCCTGGGCTTCATGTCGTACGAACAAAACATTCACATCTCTGAAGTGGCTGAATCGg GTCCAGGTTTGGCCTTCATTGCTTATCCTCGTGCGGTTTCCATGATgcccttttctcctctttgggcCTGCTGCTTCTTCATCATGATCGTGTTTTTGGGACTGGACAGTCAG TTTGTCTGCGTGGAGAGCCTGGTGACAGCCATGGTAGACATGTATCCCTCCGTCTTCCGCCGTAAAAACCGCCGGGAGCTCTTCATCCTGGCAGTAGCTGTGGTTTCATTCCTTGTTGGACTTGTCATGCTAACAGAG GGCGGCATGTACATTTTTCAGCTCTTTGACTACTACGCGGCCAGTGGGATGTGTCTGCTCTTTGTGGCTATTTTTGAGACCATTTGTATTGCTTGGGTTTATG GAGCTGATCGTTTCTATGACAACATCGAGGATATGATTGGTTATCGCCCAAATCCCATCATCAAATACTGCTGGTATTTCTTCACTCCTGCCACATGCTTT GGAACTTTTGCTTTTGCGCTCATTAAGTACTCACCTCTGAAGTACAACAATACCTATGTGTACCCATGGTGGGGGAATGGGATTGGCTGGATTTTAGCGCTGACCTCCATGCTGTGTATACCTCTGTGGATGGCAGCAAAACTCTACTACACTCCAGGAACTCTAGCACAA CGCCTTGCTCTGTTAACCACGCCGTCCAATGACTTGCCCGTGATGAAGAGGGAGCAGGAGAGGTTGCTGGGCTTTGCAGCAGATGGAGACAGCCATAGTCAGAAAACAGCTGCTTCAAAGGAAGGCTACTTACcggttaaagaaaaagaatctcACTGCTGA
- the slc6a13 gene encoding sodium- and chloride-dependent GABA transporter 2 isoform X2 has translation MKGHPADVESMSKVEKSNGLNRPLDIVPSTEEKMTDRGQWGNKIEFILSVAGEIIGLGNVWRFPYLCYKNGGGAFFIPYLIFLFACGIPVFFLETALGQYTTEGGITCWRKICPLFEGVGYATQVIVALLNVYYIVVLAWAIFYLFNSFTSNLPWASCNNTWNTDSCMAFQRGNSSINHHENTTSPVIEFWERRVLRLSSGIEEIGSLNWDLVLCLALAWVLCYFCIWKGVKSTGKVVYFTATFPYIMLVVLLIRGITLPGASVGIHFYLYPDLGRLTDPQVWMDAGTQIFFSYAICLGCLTALGSYNKYNNNCYRDCVCLCFLNSGTSFVAGFAIFSILGFMSYEQNIHISEVAESGPGLAFIAYPRAVSMMPFSPLWACCFFIMIVFLGLDSQFVCVESLVTAMVDMYPSVFRRKNRRELFILAVAVVSFLVGLVMLTEGGMYIFQLFDYYAASGMCLLFVAIFETICIAWVYGADRFYDNIEDMIGYRPNPIIKYCWYFFTPATCFGTFAFALIKYSPLKYNNTYVYPWWGNGIGWILALTSMLCIPLWMAAKLYYTPGTLAQRLALLTTPSNDLPVMKREQERLLGFAADGDSHSQKTAASKEGYLPVKEKESHC, from the exons ATGAAAG GTCACCCAGCAGATGTGGAGAGCATGTCGAAAGTGGAGAAGTCAAATGGCCTTAACAGGCCTCTGGACATTGTGCCCAGCACAGAGGAGAAGATGACAGACAGGGGTCAGTGGGGCAACAAGATCGAGTTTATTCTGTCTGTGGCCGGAGAGATTATTGGCCTTGGAAACGTGTGGCGGTTCCCCTACCTTTGTTACAAGAATGGAGGAG GAGCTTTCTTTATACCATACCTCATTTTCCTGTTTGCTTGTGGCATTCCCGTCTTCTTCCTGGAGACTGCTCTGGGTCAATACACCACTGAGGGAGGCATCACCTGCTGGAGGAAAATCTGTCCACTGTTTGAAG GTGTGGGTTACGCCACGCAGGTGATCGTTGCTCTGCTAAACGTCTACTACATTGTGGTATTAGCCTGGGCCATCTTCTATTTGTTCAACTCATTCACATCAAATCTGCCCTGGGCATCCTGCAACAACACCTGGAACACAG ATTCCTGTATGGCATTTCAGAGGGGGAATAGCTCCATCAATCACCATGAGAACACCACCTCTCCTGTCATTGAGTTCTGGGA gcGCCGAGTGCTGCGACTTTCCTCAGGCATTGAAGAGATCGGCTCCTTGAATTGGGACCTGGTTCTGTGTTTGGCCCTCGCATGGGTCCTCTGCTATTTCTGCATCTGGAAGGGAGTCAAATCCACTGGAAAG GTAGTTTACTTCACAGCCACCTTCCCGTACATCATGCTTGTGGTCCTACTGATCAGAGGAATCACCCTGCCAGGAGCTTCCGTTGGAATCCACTTCTACCTTTACCCGGACTTGGGACGCCTAACTGACCCACAA GTTTGGATGGATGCTGGCACTCAAATTTTCTTCTCGTATGCCATCTGTCTGGGCTGCCTCACAGCCCTGGGAAGCTACAACAAATACAACAACAACTGCTACAG GGACTGTGTGTGCCTCTGCTTCCTGAACAGCGGTACCAGCTTTGTTGCAGGATTCGCCATCTTCTCCATCCTGGGCTTCATGTCGTACGAACAAAACATTCACATCTCTGAAGTGGCTGAATCGg GTCCAGGTTTGGCCTTCATTGCTTATCCTCGTGCGGTTTCCATGATgcccttttctcctctttgggcCTGCTGCTTCTTCATCATGATCGTGTTTTTGGGACTGGACAGTCAG TTTGTCTGCGTGGAGAGCCTGGTGACAGCCATGGTAGACATGTATCCCTCCGTCTTCCGCCGTAAAAACCGCCGGGAGCTCTTCATCCTGGCAGTAGCTGTGGTTTCATTCCTTGTTGGACTTGTCATGCTAACAGAG GGCGGCATGTACATTTTTCAGCTCTTTGACTACTACGCGGCCAGTGGGATGTGTCTGCTCTTTGTGGCTATTTTTGAGACCATTTGTATTGCTTGGGTTTATG GAGCTGATCGTTTCTATGACAACATCGAGGATATGATTGGTTATCGCCCAAATCCCATCATCAAATACTGCTGGTATTTCTTCACTCCTGCCACATGCTTT GGAACTTTTGCTTTTGCGCTCATTAAGTACTCACCTCTGAAGTACAACAATACCTATGTGTACCCATGGTGGGGGAATGGGATTGGCTGGATTTTAGCGCTGACCTCCATGCTGTGTATACCTCTGTGGATGGCAGCAAAACTCTACTACACTCCAGGAACTCTAGCACAA CGCCTTGCTCTGTTAACCACGCCGTCCAATGACTTGCCCGTGATGAAGAGGGAGCAGGAGAGGTTGCTGGGCTTTGCAGCAGATGGAGACAGCCATAGTCAGAAAACAGCTGCTTCAAAGGAAGGCTACTTACcggttaaagaaaaagaatctcACTGCTGA